In Paramormyrops kingsleyae isolate MSU_618 chromosome 13, PKINGS_0.4, whole genome shotgun sequence, a single window of DNA contains:
- the LOC140578176 gene encoding uncharacterized protein, with product MYHIVVFEATNEVELVPSTWVRDGQCFWPPNTVDIVKSTKAQDSPGDGWTPYSVKVIFTSDDYNEARLKLPEAVVNTDLDTDGEDSPVKYKRRRRQKPVCLPGEEDDMEEPLPKVKGRNKLGLLPTAPKILHSLGSKGIVSSKAKSRQGSASPYQIPRRQKHVHRHASKDQAHRGVFQEQGHSFSPDHDHRASMSPDQAHRDDQHQRGHVSSSANQQQCDLFISLLRAILTNQEIMLEQMKSIFKTVQGLKSIAEEETGIEQDLLPVADVHALENLEERLGNNDFKNQLIHYLALKGGSNVRESVWRIMNALITNTLAKSINMRGINGKIGFQRLMLKEVVIAAVRKNSLTRTATDQEAEKNIQKWLQLAPDRDGGRKERARRANET from the exons ATGTATCATATAGTTGTATTTGAAGCCACAAATGAAGTGGAACTGGTGCCTTCAACCTGGGTCAGAGATGGACAGTGTTTTTGGCCTCCAAACACTGTAGATATTGTTAAGTCCACAAAAGCTCAAGATAGCCCTGGTGATGGATGGACTCCATACAGTGTCAAAGTTATATTCACATCAG ATGACTACAATGAGGCACGTTTGAAACTTCCTGAAGCTGTTGTCAACACAGACCTTGATACAGATGGTGAGGATTCGCCAGTTAAATACAAACGAAGAAGGAG ACAAAAGCCTGTGTGCTTACCTGGAGAAGAAGATGATATGGAAGAACCCTTGCCAAAAGTGAAGGGAAGGAACAA ACTAGGTTTGCTGCCTACTGCACCAAAAATTTTGCATTCTCTTGGCTCTAAAGGGATTGTCTCTTCCAAAGCAAAATCAAG GCAAGGCAGTGCATCCCCATACCAGATCCCCAGAAGGCAAAAGCATGTCCACAGACATGCGTCCAAAGACCAGGCCCACAGAGGCGTGTTCCAAGAACAGGGACATAGCTTTTCTCCGGACCATGATCACAGAGCCAGCATGTCTCCGGACCAGGCCCACAGAGACG ATCAGCACCAGAGAGGTCATGTGTCATCAAGCGCCAATCAGCAACAGTGTGATCTCTTCATTT CACTACTTCGTGCTATCCTGACAAATCAGGAAATCATGCTGGAACAAATGAAATCTATATTCAAGACGGTTCAGGGTCTAAAATCCATAGCTGAAGAAGAAACTGGTATTGAACAGGATCTGCTACCAGTTGCTGATGTGCACGCCCTTGAGAACTTAGAAGAGAGACTAGGAAATAACGACTTCAAAAATCAATTG ATCCATTACCTGGCTCTGAAAGGAGGGTCAAATGTAAGGGAGAGTGTGTGGCGGATAATGAACGCACTCATCACAAACACACTGGCAAAGAGCATCAACATGCGAGGGATTAATGGAAAGATTGGCTTCCAGCGTTTGATGTTGAAAGAAGTTGTGATAG CTGCTGTTAGAAAAAATTCTTTGACGAGGACTGCAACGGACCAGGAGGCGGAGAAAAACATCCAGAAGTGGCTTCAGTTGGCAcctgacagggatggaggaaggaAGGAACGGGCAAGAAGGGCAAATGAGACTTGA